The Penicillium digitatum chromosome 6, complete sequence genome has a window encoding:
- a CDS encoding Putative succinate-semialdehyde dehydrogenase yields the protein MTTQYQLPFKLADPSLLKFDSIIGDKWVGAQSSKRFEVQDPGTDKAWASCPANAAEDVSAAVENAHVAFEQFRKVNPRQRAKWLLEWHNLIAAARDDLAQILTHETGKPLAEAQDEVNDSLGFLWWFAGEAERIQGSVSRAAEPNRRLFTIKQPIGVAAALIPWNFPVAMVIRKAGAALAAGCTMVVKPSPETPISALVLAELAHRAGIPAGVLNVLPTDLENTPALSEALCKHPLVKKVTFTGSTRVGKLVASHCAHGLKKLTLELGGNCPFLVFDDANLDQAVEQLTALKWRHAGQACITANRIYVQAGVYDRFAALLKERTAAITVGHGAVAGTTMGPLTTPRSVEKAAAHVEDARRLGADVILGGNPLKSNPGYFFEPTILSGMTEEMLISQEESFAPIAALYRFETEEQAVKLANDTSMGLASYAFTKNVDRTWRLFENLEAGMIGMNAGNLSVAESPFGGLKESGYGKESGKDVAVDEYLVSKTDQVFYLNEMKFVNVVLASVIGTLRHLIQSHPLIDHHAHNLLNRESATDYENYPLKAITSSADGLALENARTTLPSLRATAQLSELYGRPCADWTDIQTARNQSVREDYDGLIRKSLSGTHALLLDDYLSDDEDIEPSSWHDSFTVSPTKCIVQIEALAESTILQVSNARKNGESVWNNFRQRFQDALGEALDDANVIGFKSEICCRTGLDVDPYSSDDTTLGGSLIRILDSGTTRSGFEVDDKQICDWIVQQTLKAISFKKKAGVVKPLLFHTGLGDNRINLLRSNPAYLQPLIAQYASADIVLLHAGYPYTREAGYLASAYPNVYLDLGKVFPMVSREAQTKVLRDSLELAPTNRLLWSTGGQFHPETFWLANRQFRQALETVLVDYVQYGDFTAAQAMKIAADVLFYNANRLYSLDLTPSYTPGE from the exons ATGACGACTCAGTACCAGTTGCCGTTCAAG CTCGCGGATCCCAGTCTGCTGAAATTTGACTCCATCATCGGCGACAAATGGGTCGGTGCCCAGAGCAGCAAGCGGTTTGAGGTCCAGG ATCCCGGCACCGACAAAGCGTGGGCCAGCTGCCCGGCAAACGCAGCAGAAGATGTATCTGCCGCTGTGGAAAATGCACACGTAGCCTTTGAGCAATTCCGCAAAGTCAATCCACGTCAGCGCGCCAAGTGGCTTCTAGAATGGCACAACTTGATCGCAGCGGCTCGCGACGATCTCGCCCAGATCTTAACCCACGAAACAGGCAAGCCGCTAGCAGAAGCACAAGACGAGGTCAACGACTCCCTCGGCTTCCTATGGTGGTTCGCCGGAGAAGCAGAGCGTATCCAGGGCAGTGTATCTAGAGCTGCGGAACCGAACCGCCGCCTGTTCACCATCAAGCAGCCGATCGGCGTGGCAGCCGCCCTCATCCCATGGAACTTCCCCGTTGCCATGGTTATACGGAAAGCCGGCGCCGCGCTAGCAGCTGGCTGTACGATGGTCGTTAAGCCCAGTCCTGAGACGCCGATTTCGGCGCTCGTTTTGGCAGAGTTGGCGCACCGTGCGGGTATCCCGGCTGGTGTGCTGAATGTGCTCCCTACGGACTTGGAGAATACACCGGCACTGAGCGAGGCGTTGTGTAAGCACCCGCTTGTTAAGAAGGTGACGTTCACGGGCTCGACACGAGTGGGTAAGTTGGTTGCTTCGCACTGTGCGCATGGTCTGAAGAAGTTGACCCTCGAGCTCGGTGGGAACTGTCCCTTCCTTGTTTTCGATGATGCCAATCTCGACCAGGCGGTTGAACAGCTCACGGCGTTGAAATGGCGCCATGCGGGTCAGGCGTGTATTACTGCCAATCGCATCTATGTGCAGGCAGGAGTGTATGATCGTTTCGCTGCGCTTCTGAAGGAGCGTACTGCTGCGATAACTGTTGGTCATGGTGCGGTGGCCGGTACCACGATGGGACCATTGACCACGCCTCGGAGTGTCGAAAAAGCAGCTGCACACGTAGAGGATGCTCGTCGTCTCGGTGCCGATGTCATCTTAGGGGGTAATCCTCTCAAGTCGAACCCTGGTTATTTCTTCGAGCCCACTATTCTATCGGGAATGACGGAGGAAATGCTCATTTCACAGGAAGAATCCTTTGCGCCTATTGCTGCGCTTTACCGGTTCGAGACTGAGGAGCAGGCTGTCAAGCTGGCTAATGATACCAGCATGGGTCTGGCTAGTTATGCTTTCACCAAGAATGTCGATCGCACGTGGCGTCTCTTCGAAAACTTGGAGGCGGGAATGATCGGGATGAATGCAG GCAACCTATCAGTCGCCGAGTCGCCTTTCGGCGGGCTCAAGGAATCTGGTTATGGCAAGGAGAGTGGAAAGGACGTGGCGGTCGATGAGTACCTAGTTAGCAAAACAG ACCAAGTCTTCTACCTGAATGAAATGAAATTTGTGAATGTTGTATTGGCTTCAGT CATTGGTACACTACGACACCTGATTCAGTCTCACCCGCTCATTGATCACCATGCACACAACCTGCTGAACCGCGAGTCAGCCACCGATTATGAAAATTACCCATTAAAAGCCATCACCTCATCAGCCGACGGTCTAGCCCTAGAAAATGCCCGCACCACGCTCCCCTCGCTGCGGGCCACAGCCCAACTCTCCGAGCTATACGGTCGCCCCTGTGCAGACTGGACCGATATCCAGACCGCCCGCAATCAAAGCGTGCGCGAAGACTACGACGGCTTGATCCGAAAGTCTCTATCAGGCACGCATGCACTGCTACTCGATGACTACCTCAGTGACGACGAAGACATCGAACCGTCCAGCTGGCACGATAGCTTTACGGTCTCGCCGACAAAATGCATCGTGCAAATCGAAGCTCTGGCAGAGTCCACAATCCTGCAGGTCTCCAACGCTCGCAAGAACGGCGAATCAGTCTGGAACAATTTCCGACAGCGATTCCAAGATGCGCTCGGCGAGGCTTTGGACGATGCCAATGTCATTGGGTTCAAATCAGAAATTTGCTGTCGCACCGGATTGGACGTGGATCCGTATTCCTCCGATGATACCACACTTGGCGGGTCATTGATTCGCATCCTCGATTCTGGAACCACCAGGTCTGGGTTCGAGGTCGATGATAAGCAGATCTGTGATTGGATAGTCCAACAGACGCTGAAAGCGATCTCGTTCAAGAAGAAAGCCGGTGTTGTGAAACCTTTGCTATTTCACACCGGCTTGGGAGATAATCGGATTAATCTTTTGCGGTCGAACCCTGCGTATTTGCAGCCGTTAATCGCGCAGTATGCTAGCGCGGACATCGTGCTATTGCACGCTGGATACCCTTACACCCGCGAAGCGGGGTATCTAGCTTCTGCTTATCCCAACGTCTATCTTGATCTCGGGAAGGTCTTTCCCATGGTTAGCCGCGAGGCACAAACGAAGGTTCTGAGAGACAGTCTAGAGCTTGCACCTACCAACCGTCTGCTCTGGAGTACGGGTGGCCAGTTTCACCCTGAGACATTCTGGTTGGCTAATAGACAGTTCCGCCAGGCTCTCGAGACG GTTCTCGTGGACTATGTTCAATATGGCGACTTCACTGCGGCTCAGGCTATGAAAATAGCCGCTGATGTTCTGTTCTACAACGCCAATCGTCTTTATAGCCTCGACTTGACTCCGTCATACACACCTGGAGAGTAA
- a CDS encoding Putative succinate-semialdehyde dehydrogenase: MVDNHYQKAALGIVVAFPILGGIAVLLRLWSRWLLRSALTSDDYLIVVGYVIAISQSVTSWYFIKTNYVGIHIWDVPKNHNPRPGLNWNFANQLLYNPALTVVKLSILLFLRRLDSHSRVVKCLIWSSFAMVTSLFITVLFVDIFQCSPVAYIYDMTIPGGKCINQAAFYVSTAALNLFTDIMVLSIPIIIIARLQMPLRRKLAVCIILCLGGVATAIGVWRIIILAQGFLSHTPNPDPTYSIGFCSSAVEVNIAVVTACGPSLKAISGRFLPRLLGSSCNVKLAYGTDTGTRVGSRRLLSNHLKAKSASHAQTSLCSTRGTDHEMADPLGGPHGNVGDFEMRKYKRGDSSSGSLSDDDKGFMKTSEISVGYGMEPRAENRSQEGRPTSIDSLV; this comes from the exons ATGGTTGACAATCATTATCAGAAAGCCGCCTTAGGTATCGTGGTCGCCTTCCCTATTCTGGGAGGTATTGCAGTTCTCCTTCGGCTCTGGAGCCGATGGCTATTACGTTCTGCACTCACAAGCG ATGACTACTTGATTGTCGTGGGATAT GTTATCGCCATCTCGCAATCTGTTACCTCATGGTACT TTATCAAAACCAACTATGTCGGCATTCACATCTGGGATGTTCCCAAGAACCACAATCCCAGACCCGGGCTGAAT TGGAACTTCGCAAATCAACTCCTCTACAATCCAGCCTTGACCGTGGTCAAACTATCGATCTTGTTATTTTTGCGCCGTCTCGATTCACACTCACGGGTGGTCAAATGCCTCATCTGGAGCTCCTTTGCCATGGTAACCAGCCTTTTCATTACCGTTCTCTTCGTCGACATCTTCCAGTGTAGCCCAGTGGCATACATCTATGACATGACGATTCCGGGGGGCAAATGCATCAACCAAGCGGCATTCTACGTCTCGACCGCAGCGCTAAACCTGTTCACCGATATAATGGTCCTCTCCATCCCGATTATAATCATCGCACGCCTGCAAATGCCTCTCCGACGCAAACTTGCCGTGTGCATCATTCTATGTCTAGGTGGGGT CGCAACCGCCATCGGAGTCTGGCGCATCATTATTCTCGCCCAAGGATTTCTCTCCCACACCccaaacccagacccaacctACTCAATCGGATTCTGCAGCTCGGCAGTCGAAGTAAATATCGCCGTGGTAACAGCCTGCGGCCCCTCCTTAAAAGCCATCAGCGGCAGGTTTCTCCCGCGTCTTCTCGGTAGCTCGTGTAACGTAAAATTGGCCTACGGCACTGACACCGGCACCCGCGTTGGGTCACGCAGACTCCTATCGAATCATCTCAAGGCCAAGTCTGCATCACACGCACAGACATCACTTTGCTCCACCCGTGGTACTGATCATGAAATGGCAGACCCGCTGGGCGGGCCGCATGGCAATGTTGGTGATTTTGAAATGCGTAAGTATAAGCGTGGAGATAGTTCGAGTGGGAGTTTGAGTGATGATGATAAGGGTTTTATGAAGACTAGTGAGATCTCAGTCGGATACGGTATGGAGCCCAGGGCGGAGAATCGGTCGCAAGAGGGAAGGCCGACTAGTATAGATAGCTTGGTGTAA
- a CDS encoding FAD linked oxidase, N-terminal produces the protein MAPCSLRTAVFLGAILLVTPGDAHVGQGLPSPIAGAMLFDSERFPLADHDIAKLKQHQSTLVEFGSNATGKTKRPLGKCKVLPGDHQWPSQSTWSALDDLLGGALIKTVPLAASCYSSWPEYDSAECEKISSLWTDSHLHAADPASAMWPLFEGRTCLPTTNASASCTVGGYSSYAVNVSRVAQIQLAVNFARNADIRLVVKNTGHDFNGKSTGAGALGIWTHHLKDIEYYENYRASGYQGPAVKMGSGVQAFEIYSKGQELEFTAVGGEGKTVGVAGGYVLGGGHSPMSSVYGLAADQVLALEVVLANGRFVTVTEESDADLFWALRGGGGGTYGVVTSLISRVYPKVGVTVSTFNFSTSDDVSVETFWAGIRSYLERFPAHADAGTYAYFWVMPMGPGAFTFLMSPFFAVNHTVDEFNDLVKPWFDDLHELGILIQPNTTYYDSFYDGWNAGFPLETVASSTVMTGSRLFPRANWETPTLLNETFNALRATITDGFTLLAFNMKAELQEGFTSNAANPAFRQSLMHAITSTSWTNTTSDADIKVKMDDLTKAIGKWRAVCPDSGAYMSESDIQEPHFQQAFYGTNYDRLYKLKQRYDPTGLFYVPTGVGSEDWVVKSMDGLPNQNGRLCRIQGDTV, from the exons ATGGCCCCTTGCTCGCTCAGAACAGCAGTTTTTCTTGGTGCTATCCTCCTCGTAACCCCCGGAGATGCCCATGTTGGACAGGGTTTGCCTAGCCCCATAGCTGGCGCAATGCTATTTGACAGCGAGCGGTTTCCTTTGGCAGATCATGACATTGCGAAGCTCAAACAACATCAGTCAACCTTGGTTGAATTTGGGAGCAATGCCACTGGTAAGACCAAACGACCTTTAGGGAAATGTAAGGTGTTGCCCGGTGACCACCAGTGGCCGTCGCAGTCTACATGGTCGGCCTTGGATGACCTTCTAGGTGGTGCGCTCATCAAAACAGTCCCCCTAGCGGCGTCTTGCTATTCTTCTTGGCCCGAATATGACAGCGCCGAATGCGAGAAAATCAGCTCGCTGTGGACGGATTCCCATCTTCA TGCTGCGGACCCCGCGTCAGCAATGTGGCCTCTGTTCGAGGGAAGAACCTGTCTACCCACTACCAATGCCTCTGCATCTTGCACAGTGGGTGGATATAGCAGTTATGCTGTGAATGTGAGCCGTGTCGCTCAAATTCAACTTGCGGTAAACTTTGCACGTAACGCGGACATCCGCCTGGTCGTTAAGAACACCGGCCATGACTTTAACGGCAAATCgactggtgctggtgctttGGGTATCTGGACCCACCATCTCAAGGATATTGAATACTATGAGAATTATCGTGCCTCAGGCTATCAGGGTCCAGCTGTCAAGATGGGGTCAGGTGTGCAGGCATTTGAGATCTATTCAAAGGGCCAGGAACTTGAATTCACCGCCGTTGGTGGCGAAGGGAAG ACTGTCGGTGTTGCTGGTGGCTACGTTCTCGGCGGTGGCCATTCGCCCATGTCCAGCGTATATGGCCTAGCTGCTGATCAAGTTCTAGCTCTTGAGGTCGTGCTGGCAAATGGACGCTTCGTCACTGTGACTGAAGAAAGTGATGCTGATCTATTCTGGGCTCTGCgtggtggcggcggtg GAACCTACGGAGTGGTCACTTCCCTAATCTCTCGTGTCTACCCCAAGGTAGGTGTTACTGTCTCGACATTCAACTTTTCCACTAGCGATGATGTTTCCGTCGAGACCTTTTGGGCTGGTATCCGATCATATTTGGAGCGATTCCCGGCTCACGCCGACGCTGGCACCTATGCATACTTTTGGGTGATGCCGATGGGCCCGGGTGCATTCACCTTCCTAATGAGCCCCTTCTTCGCCGTCAATCATACCGTGGACGAGTTCAACGATTTAGTCAAACCATGGTTCGATGACCTTCATGAGCTGGGAATTCTAATCCAACCAAATACAACCTATTATGACAGCTTCTACGACGGCTGGAACGCCGGATTTCCGCTCGAAACCGTCGCCTCCTCGACCGTAATGACCGGCTCTCGCCTCTTCCCGCGCGCAAACTGGGAAACGCCTACATTGCTGAATGAGACATTCAATGCCTTACGTGCGACTATAACCGACGGCTTTACATTGCTCGCATTCAACATGAAAGCCGAGCTACAAGAGGGCTTCACTTCGAATGCAGCAAACCCGGCTTTCCGCCAGTCGCTGATGCACGCCATCACATCGACGTCCTGGACGAACACTACCTCCGATGCTGACATCAAAGTCAAGATGGATGACCTCACTAAAGCCATTGGAAAGTGGCGCGCTGTCTGCCCCGATTCCGGCGCGTACATGTCCGAGTCGGATATCCAAGAGCCGCACTTCCAGCAGGCCTTCTATGGTACCAACTACGACCGTTTGTATAAGCTGAAACAGCGGTATGACCCGACTGGTTTGTTCTATGTGCCTACTGGTGTTGGCAGTGAGGATTGGGTTGTAAAGAGCATGGATGGTCTTCCGAATCAGAATGGTCGATTATGCCGGATTCAAGGTGATACGGTGTAA